A DNA window from Allokutzneria albata contains the following coding sequences:
- a CDS encoding VOC family protein produces the protein MPSTSTLPVGQPCWAELPTPDPAATREFYRAVLGWDYEVRRDEQGVDYTVATLAGEPVAGLRAHDGPVRDWTLYLAVADLARGAHQVRRFGGSVLEQPQVIPGLGAKVLVDDPGGATVGLCQPARDWNFTVGLPGSLVWAELITPRPTPADRFFCAVFGYEQRQVADGVRVDHVVWYVEGESVLARVRMNLDSPEPAPPRWIAHFAIDPDVGFDETLDRARAAGARLRFKPYGSTIGKVVVLSDPLGTRFALIDPGQAVDEYDSPPEDPYDD, from the coding sequence ATGCCCAGCACGTCCACCCTGCCGGTCGGCCAGCCCTGCTGGGCCGAGCTGCCGACGCCGGATCCCGCCGCGACGCGGGAGTTCTACCGCGCCGTGCTCGGCTGGGACTACGAGGTCCGTCGCGACGAGCAGGGCGTGGACTACACCGTCGCGACCCTGGCCGGGGAGCCGGTCGCCGGGCTGCGCGCGCACGACGGGCCGGTCCGTGACTGGACCCTCTACCTCGCCGTCGCCGACCTCGCCCGCGGTGCGCACCAGGTGCGGCGCTTCGGCGGGTCGGTGCTGGAGCAGCCGCAGGTGATCCCGGGACTGGGCGCGAAGGTGCTCGTCGACGACCCCGGTGGGGCCACGGTCGGGCTGTGCCAGCCCGCGCGGGACTGGAACTTCACCGTGGGGCTGCCGGGTTCCCTGGTGTGGGCGGAGCTGATCACGCCGCGGCCGACGCCCGCCGACCGGTTCTTCTGCGCGGTGTTCGGCTACGAGCAGCGGCAGGTCGCCGACGGGGTCCGGGTGGACCACGTCGTCTGGTACGTCGAGGGCGAGTCGGTGCTCGCCAGGGTCCGGATGAACCTGGACAGCCCGGAACCGGCGCCACCGAGGTGGATCGCGCATTTCGCGATCGACCCGGACGTCGGGTTCGACGAGACCCTGGACCGCGCGCGGGCCGCGGGGGCGCGGCTGCGGTTCAAGCCCTACGGCTCCACCATCGGCAAGGTCGTCGTGCTCTCCGACCCGCTCGGCACCCGGTTCGCGCTGATCGACCCGGGCCAGGCCGTCGACGAGTACGACTCGCCGCCCGAGGACCCCTACGACGACTGA
- a CDS encoding alpha/beta fold hydrolase, protein MLVDVRGRSLFARVRGKGPAVVLDCGGAGAGVDGGWGPDLEGLLAAGCTVLTYDRAGSGRSGGEPPGTVAEMADDLGELVRRLEIGMPAVFVGWSFGALVTQVYAARHPEDVAGLVFVDPHPPARDRGRRWCSGPGSRSLPCCSG, encoded by the coding sequence GTGCTGGTCGACGTGCGTGGACGGTCGTTGTTCGCCCGGGTGCGCGGGAAGGGACCCGCCGTCGTGCTCGACTGCGGTGGGGCCGGGGCCGGGGTGGACGGGGGCTGGGGACCGGATCTGGAGGGACTGCTCGCCGCGGGCTGCACCGTCCTCACCTACGACCGGGCCGGGTCCGGGCGCTCCGGCGGGGAGCCGCCCGGCACGGTCGCGGAGATGGCCGATGACCTCGGGGAACTGGTGCGGAGGCTGGAGATCGGCATGCCCGCGGTCTTCGTCGGCTGGTCCTTCGGCGCCCTGGTGACGCAGGTCTACGCCGCCCGGCACCCGGAGGACGTGGCCGGGCTGGTGTTCGTCGACCCACACCCACCGGCGAGGGACCGGGGTCGAAGGTGGTGCAGCGGGCCGGGTTCGCGATCACTCCCCTGCTGCTCCGGATGA
- a CDS encoding DsbA family protein → MTKNAKITVGAVAVVVIIVAAFVLLRGGGSPQASGGAPTTSEVPKVPMDVLVRPDSHKISTAGDGKATMVEFLDFECEACAGAFPAVEQLRKEYAGKLTYVVRYFPIDSHPNAHNAARAAEAAAQQGKFEQMYIKLFENQDSWGHSTESRASVFEGYAAELGLDVAKFKAAVTDPATAARIAKDQADGATAGVEGTPSFYLNGAKITPRSVQDLRTAIDTALAGR, encoded by the coding sequence ATGACGAAGAACGCCAAGATCACCGTCGGCGCCGTCGCGGTGGTGGTGATCATCGTGGCCGCGTTCGTGCTGCTCCGGGGCGGTGGCTCACCCCAGGCGAGCGGTGGCGCGCCCACCACCTCCGAGGTGCCGAAGGTGCCGATGGACGTGCTCGTCCGCCCCGACAGCCACAAGATCTCCACCGCCGGCGACGGCAAGGCCACGATGGTGGAGTTCCTGGACTTCGAGTGCGAGGCGTGCGCGGGCGCCTTCCCCGCCGTCGAGCAGCTCCGCAAGGAGTACGCCGGGAAGCTGACCTACGTGGTGCGCTACTTCCCGATCGACAGCCACCCCAACGCCCACAACGCGGCGCGCGCCGCCGAAGCCGCCGCGCAGCAGGGCAAGTTCGAGCAGATGTACATCAAGCTCTTCGAGAACCAGGACAGCTGGGGGCACAGCACCGAGTCCCGCGCGAGTGTCTTCGAGGGCTACGCCGCCGAGCTGGGCCTGGACGTCGCCAAGTTCAAGGCCGCCGTCACCGATCCCGCCACCGCGGCGCGCATCGCCAAGGACCAGGCCGACGGCGCCACGGCGGGCGTCGAGGGCACGCCGAGCTTCTACCTCAACGGAGCCAAGATCACCCCGCGCTCGGTGCAGGACCTGCGCACCGCCATCGACACCGCGCTGGCGGGCCGATGA
- a CDS encoding DUF742 domain-containing protein — translation MSEPDDRWFDEAAGPLVRPYAMTRGRTRPGNTDLDLATQVVTVWTENDSGSLSPEHQAVIELCRTPLSVAEVAAYVDVPLVVVKVLLSDLIERGDVVARAPRMANNLPDRNLLQAVLDGVRRI, via the coding sequence ATGTCCGAACCAGATGACCGATGGTTCGACGAGGCAGCAGGTCCCCTGGTCCGTCCTTACGCCATGACCAGGGGCAGGACCCGCCCCGGGAACACCGACCTCGACCTGGCGACCCAGGTCGTCACGGTGTGGACCGAGAACGACTCGGGCTCGCTGAGCCCAGAACACCAGGCCGTCATCGAACTGTGCCGCACACCCTTATCAGTGGCGGAGGTGGCGGCCTACGTCGACGTCCCGCTGGTCGTGGTCAAGGTCCTGCTCAGCGACCTGATCGAGCGCGGGGACGTGGTGGCCAGAGCGCCTCGAATGGCGAACAACCTGCCGGACCGGAATCTACTTCAGGCGGTGCTTGATGGTGTCCGTAGAATCTGA
- a CDS encoding sensor histidine kinase — translation MKTDSEMNKSHKSIRTRLTGTVLIPSVALMVMWLGGASFFLFESVYVRAVLGGVRDVSIPAVTALASAEKERQLSMAYLGKPEGGLSELHSRQQQTDRSLTTMQTAANELAKNAPKEIVDRLNRLNGLIAQLPRMRARVDAKEISKPEIYRYYNEMLDAGTDLFETQARVLPDVTVALGGLTSSALFRANDLMSRETALIASALVSGTLTSAEHVELSKLVGVYHTELTTKIPFTRPGVQEGYQQLIESDAWKQLERAEQALINAGAWTSSGRNRTEPPITEAQWTEITTQVGNKLLDLTIQNADEVSAIGLSDADTALINVAIGTVAALIAAIASIVIALRVSRKLVDKALVVRLASLRNEALELAHRKLPNLVNRLRRGDTVKVSTEVPELDYGKDEIGQLASAFNAAQLTAVAAAVKEAQAREGINNVFLGIAHRNQGLVHRQLKILDRMERHEEDPEQLEGLFQLDHLATRARRNAENLIILGGEQPGRRWRNPIRLVDVLRAAISETEHYVRVRLQRVPEAAIIGSAVADTIHLVAELVDNATSFSPPRSQVQVHGSLAAKGVVVEVEDHGLGMSEEDQAAANAMLSDPPEFDAMALKGDSRLGLFVVARLAARLGVNVELRTSPYGGTRAIILIPNEVLASKTGPEDANPGTNPGLSRNPHTPPNGTPFPPQSRTEQTGVDQVTAHQRPAPTDSGARLGADLESFWSEPLSDEDSDGGRPLNLLGGLSFEAVREVPGPEPIADEPGSRPPVETPRYSHTGPIPVYTGNSQPEPPVPDTSRPGGEDSVRPRPALPQRKPQQSLAPQLRAEPAPVPQMTEDLAEQHRSAEEIRNTMSAFQRGTREGRNADSPFES, via the coding sequence GTGAAGACCGACAGCGAGATGAACAAGAGCCACAAGTCGATCAGAACACGGCTCACCGGTACCGTTCTGATCCCCAGCGTGGCGCTCATGGTGATGTGGCTGGGTGGCGCGTCGTTCTTCCTGTTCGAGAGTGTCTACGTGCGGGCGGTCCTCGGCGGTGTGCGGGACGTGTCGATCCCCGCCGTCACCGCACTCGCCTCCGCGGAAAAGGAACGCCAGCTCAGCATGGCCTACCTCGGCAAGCCCGAGGGCGGGCTCTCCGAGTTGCACTCCCGGCAGCAGCAGACCGACCGTTCGCTCACCACGATGCAGACCGCGGCGAACGAACTGGCGAAGAACGCGCCGAAGGAGATCGTCGACCGGCTCAACCGTCTCAACGGGCTGATCGCCCAGCTGCCCAGGATGCGCGCCAGGGTGGACGCCAAGGAGATCAGCAAGCCGGAGATCTACAGGTACTACAACGAGATGCTGGACGCGGGCACGGACCTCTTCGAGACGCAGGCCCGCGTCCTGCCCGACGTGACGGTCGCACTCGGCGGCCTCACGTCCTCGGCGCTGTTCCGGGCCAACGACCTGATGTCCAGGGAGACCGCGCTGATCGCCAGCGCGCTCGTCTCCGGCACGCTCACCTCCGCCGAGCACGTCGAGCTGAGCAAGCTCGTCGGCGTTTACCACACCGAGCTCACCACGAAGATCCCCTTCACCCGGCCCGGGGTGCAGGAGGGCTACCAGCAGCTGATCGAGAGCGACGCGTGGAAGCAGCTGGAGCGGGCCGAGCAGGCGTTGATCAACGCGGGAGCGTGGACCTCCTCCGGCCGCAACCGCACGGAACCGCCGATCACCGAGGCGCAGTGGACCGAGATCACCACCCAGGTCGGCAACAAGCTGCTCGACCTGACGATCCAGAACGCCGACGAGGTCTCCGCGATCGGGCTCAGTGACGCCGACACCGCGCTGATCAACGTCGCCATCGGCACCGTCGCGGCCCTGATCGCGGCCATCGCCTCGATCGTCATCGCGCTGCGGGTCTCGCGCAAACTCGTCGACAAGGCGCTCGTCGTGCGCCTGGCCAGCCTGCGCAACGAGGCGCTGGAACTGGCCCACCGCAAGCTGCCCAACCTGGTCAACCGGCTCCGGCGCGGCGACACCGTCAAGGTCTCCACCGAGGTCCCCGAACTGGACTACGGCAAGGACGAGATCGGCCAGCTGGCCAGCGCGTTCAACGCCGCCCAGCTCACCGCGGTCGCCGCGGCGGTCAAGGAGGCGCAGGCCAGGGAAGGTATCAACAACGTCTTCCTCGGCATCGCCCACCGCAACCAGGGCCTGGTGCACCGGCAGCTGAAGATCCTGGACCGGATGGAGCGGCACGAGGAGGACCCGGAGCAGCTGGAAGGCCTGTTCCAGCTGGACCACCTGGCCACCCGCGCCCGCCGCAACGCCGAGAACCTGATCATCCTCGGCGGCGAGCAGCCCGGACGCCGCTGGCGCAACCCGATCCGCCTGGTGGACGTGCTGCGCGCGGCGATCTCCGAGACCGAGCACTACGTCCGGGTCCGCCTGCAGCGGGTCCCCGAGGCCGCGATCATCGGTTCCGCGGTCGCCGACACCATCCACCTCGTCGCCGAGCTGGTCGACAACGCGACCTCGTTCTCCCCGCCCCGGTCCCAGGTCCAGGTGCACGGATCGCTGGCGGCCAAGGGCGTCGTGGTCGAGGTCGAGGACCACGGCCTCGGCATGAGCGAGGAGGACCAGGCCGCGGCGAACGCGATGCTCAGCGACCCGCCCGAGTTCGACGCGATGGCGCTCAAGGGCGACTCGCGGCTCGGCCTGTTCGTCGTCGCGCGACTGGCGGCCCGGCTCGGCGTGAACGTGGAGCTGCGCACCTCGCCCTACGGCGGCACCAGGGCGATCATCCTGATCCCCAACGAGGTGCTGGCGTCCAAGACCGGCCCGGAGGACGCCAACCCCGGCACGAACCCCGGCCTGTCCCGGAACCCGCACACGCCGCCGAACGGCACCCCGTTCCCGCCGCAGAGCCGGACCGAGCAGACCGGCGTCGACCAGGTCACCGCCCACCAGCGCCCGGCTCCCACCGACTCCGGGGCCCGGCTGGGCGCCGACCTGGAGAGCTTCTGGTCCGAGCCGCTCAGCGACGAGGACTCCGACGGCGGGCGGCCGCTGAACCTGCTGGGCGGCCTCAGCTTCGAGGCCGTGCGGGAGGTGCCTGGACCGGAACCCATCGCCGACGAACCCGGGAGCCGCCCACCCGTGGAGACGCCGAGGTACAGCCACACCGGGCCCATCCCGGTGTATACCGGCAACAGCCAGCCAGAGCCGCCCGTTCCGGACACGTCCCGGCCGGGCGGGGAGGATAGCGTCAGGCCGCGCCCGGCGTTACCGCAACGCAAGCCGCAGCAGAGCCTCGCTCCTCAGCTCAGGGCGGAACCGGCACCGGTCCCGCAGATGACCGAGGACCTGGCCGAGCAGCACCGCTCCGCAGAGGAGATCCGCAACACCATGTCCGCCTTCCAGCGGGGCACCCGTGAGGGCCGCAACGCGGACAGTCCGTTCGAATCATGA
- a CDS encoding roadblock/LC7 domain-containing protein, with product MSEKSNQHTDLNWLLDELVSRTVGVQHAVVLSADGLLIGRSKALSKDDSEHLSAMASAFQSLARGTGRHFGGGAVRQTVVEMEHAFLFVTAAGRGACLAVLAEENADAGMIAYEMNLLVKQVGVYLSSAPRSEQAAANGASRA from the coding sequence ATGAGCGAGAAGTCTAATCAGCACACCGACCTGAACTGGCTGCTTGACGAGCTGGTCAGCCGTACGGTCGGGGTCCAGCACGCGGTGGTGCTCTCCGCTGACGGGCTGCTCATCGGGCGCTCCAAGGCACTGTCCAAGGACGACTCCGAGCACCTGTCGGCAATGGCCTCGGCGTTCCAGAGCCTGGCGCGTGGCACGGGCAGACACTTCGGCGGTGGCGCCGTCCGGCAGACCGTCGTCGAGATGGAGCACGCGTTCCTCTTCGTCACCGCCGCCGGGCGAGGTGCCTGCCTGGCGGTGCTCGCCGAGGAGAACGCCGACGCCGGCATGATCGCTTACGAGATGAACCTGCTCGTCAAGCAGGTCGGTGTGTACCTGAGTTCGGCTCCCCGGTCCGAGCAGGCTGCGGCCAACGGCGCGTCGAGGGCGTGA
- a CDS encoding vitamin K epoxide reductase family protein, translating into MSARSGAPGHQSDEAHEEITDETTDAADDADGFVLSTRLIAWVLTIGGLLGTAASFALVVEKFLLLANPFHIPSCTLDAVLSCGSVMRSPQAELFGFPNPVLGVIAFPVVTTLGVVLLAGARLPRWVWLGLQVGATLGVLFVHWLIIQSLYDIRALCPYCMVVWAATIPVFWYTTVHNLDRGYLGVRTPLLVRFHSTVVTTWLLMIVLLVGQAFWSHWVSLFG; encoded by the coding sequence ATGAGCGCCCGGTCCGGAGCCCCCGGTCACCAGTCCGACGAGGCTCACGAAGAGATCACCGACGAGACCACCGATGCTGCCGACGACGCCGACGGCTTCGTGCTGTCGACGCGCCTCATCGCGTGGGTGCTGACGATCGGCGGCCTGCTGGGCACCGCCGCGTCGTTCGCGTTGGTCGTCGAGAAGTTCCTCCTGCTGGCCAACCCCTTCCACATCCCGTCGTGCACGCTGGACGCCGTGCTCAGCTGCGGCTCGGTCATGCGCTCGCCGCAGGCGGAGCTGTTCGGCTTCCCCAACCCGGTGCTGGGCGTGATCGCGTTCCCGGTGGTCACCACCCTCGGCGTGGTGCTGCTCGCCGGCGCCCGGCTCCCGCGCTGGGTGTGGCTCGGCCTCCAGGTCGGTGCGACGCTCGGCGTGCTCTTCGTGCACTGGCTGATCATCCAGAGCCTGTACGACATCCGCGCGCTGTGTCCGTACTGCATGGTCGTGTGGGCCGCGACCATCCCCGTGTTCTGGTACACCACGGTGCACAACCTGGACCGCGGCTACCTGGGAGTGCGCACGCCGCTGCTAGTGCGCTTCCACAGCACCGTGGTGACCACCTGGCTGCTGATGATCGTGCTGCTCGTCGGCCAGGCGTTCTGGAGCCACTGGGTGTCGCTGTTCGGCTAA
- a CDS encoding tryptophanase: protein MPLMEPYRIKVVEPIPITTPEDRHRWLAATGYNQFSLRSEQVTIDLLTDSGTGALSAAQQAVAAGADETYAGASSYYRFREVVSDLTGYNYIQPVHQGRAAERILFGSVLRPGMISVSNTHFDTTRANVELLGCVALDLPCEEAADLDSAEPFKGNIDLARLRQVLAGPDRPRIGQVLMTITNNGGGGQPVSMANIEAASRLCREHGVPFFLDAARFAENAWWVTQREPGYADWTPRQVAQRAFALADGCVASLKKDGIVHMGGLVAVNDPELAEQCEMLCIATEGFRTYGGLAGRDLEMLAQGLIEVTDPLYLRARADATRYLGSLAKAAGVSIVEPAGIHAIYLNAKRLLPHLTASQFPGHALACELYLQGGIRCVELGSLYLGTLNERGELQSGPPFELVRLAVPRRVYTQSHLEYVGEVLAQIAKHPERVPGYRMTHVPKLLRHFNCRLERMG, encoded by the coding sequence ATGCCGCTCATGGAGCCGTACCGGATCAAGGTGGTCGAGCCGATCCCGATCACCACTCCAGAGGATCGGCACCGCTGGCTGGCCGCGACCGGCTACAACCAGTTCAGCCTGCGCAGTGAGCAGGTCACCATCGACCTGCTCACCGACTCGGGCACCGGTGCGCTCTCGGCGGCGCAGCAGGCGGTGGCGGCGGGGGCGGACGAGACCTACGCGGGTGCCTCGTCCTACTACCGCTTCCGCGAGGTGGTCAGCGACCTCACCGGCTACAACTACATCCAGCCGGTGCACCAGGGCCGGGCCGCCGAGCGCATCCTGTTCGGCTCCGTGCTCCGCCCGGGCATGATCTCGGTGAGCAACACGCACTTCGACACGACCAGGGCCAACGTCGAACTGCTCGGCTGCGTCGCGCTGGACCTGCCGTGCGAGGAGGCCGCGGACCTGGACAGCGCCGAGCCGTTCAAGGGCAACATCGACCTGGCCCGGCTGCGGCAGGTGCTGGCGGGGCCGGACCGGCCGCGGATCGGCCAGGTGCTGATGACGATCACCAACAACGGCGGTGGCGGGCAGCCGGTGTCGATGGCCAACATCGAGGCCGCGAGCAGGCTCTGCCGCGAGCACGGCGTCCCGTTCTTCCTCGACGCGGCCCGCTTCGCGGAGAACGCGTGGTGGGTCACCCAGCGCGAGCCGGGCTACGCCGACTGGACGCCGAGGCAGGTGGCGCAGCGGGCGTTCGCGCTCGCGGACGGGTGCGTGGCCAGCCTGAAGAAGGACGGCATCGTGCACATGGGCGGCCTGGTCGCGGTCAACGACCCGGAGCTGGCCGAGCAGTGCGAGATGCTGTGCATCGCCACGGAGGGCTTCCGCACCTACGGCGGTCTGGCCGGGCGGGACCTGGAGATGCTGGCGCAGGGCCTGATCGAGGTCACCGACCCGCTGTACCTGCGCGCCAGGGCGGACGCCACCCGCTACCTCGGCAGCCTCGCGAAGGCCGCGGGGGTGTCCATCGTCGAACCCGCGGGCATCCACGCGATCTACCTCAACGCCAAGCGGCTGCTGCCGCACCTGACCGCGTCGCAGTTCCCCGGGCACGCGCTTGCCTGCGAGCTCTACCTGCAGGGCGGCATCCGCTGCGTGGAGCTGGGATCGCTGTACCTGGGCACGCTCAACGAGCGCGGCGAGCTGCAGAGCGGGCCGCCGTTCGAGCTGGTGCGGCTGGCGGTGCCCCGGCGCGTCTACACCCAGAGCCACCTGGAGTACGTCGGCGAGGTGCTGGCGCAGATCGCCAAGCACCCGGAGCGGGTGCCCGGCTACCGGATGACGCACGTGCCCAAGCTGTTGCGCCACTTCAACTGCCGCCTCGAACGCATGGGGTAG
- a CDS encoding GTP-binding protein, with amino-acid sequence MVSVESEAQGAAMVIPTSVKVLVAGGFGAGKTTMVGSVSEIPPLSTEELLTEASTDVDDLVGVEEKTTTTVALDFGRITINPEIVLYLFGTPGQNRFWFMWDELASGAIGAIVLVDTRRLDSSFPSVDFFERRKIPFIIAVNCFDDAHHYQIDEVRQALALNAEIPILMCDARERESSKQALVRLVEHALSRVPATADGPR; translated from the coding sequence ATGGTGTCCGTAGAATCTGAGGCCCAGGGAGCCGCGATGGTCATCCCCACCTCGGTCAAGGTCCTCGTCGCGGGCGGTTTCGGCGCCGGCAAGACGACGATGGTCGGCTCGGTCAGCGAGATACCCCCGCTGAGCACGGAGGAGCTGCTGACCGAGGCCAGCACCGATGTCGACGACCTGGTGGGTGTCGAGGAGAAGACCACCACCACGGTCGCCCTCGACTTCGGGCGCATCACCATCAATCCCGAGATCGTGCTCTACCTTTTCGGCACCCCCGGCCAGAACCGCTTCTGGTTCATGTGGGACGAACTGGCGAGCGGCGCAATCGGCGCCATCGTCCTGGTGGACACGCGACGGCTCGACAGTTCCTTCCCCTCGGTGGACTTCTTCGAGCGCCGGAAGATTCCGTTCATCATCGCGGTGAATTGTTTCGACGATGCCCACCACTACCAGATCGACGAAGTCCGGCAGGCATTAGCACTGAATGCCGAGATCCCCATTCTGATGTGCGACGCACGGGAACGGGAATCGAGCAAGCAGGCGCTGGTGCGTCTCGTGGAGCACGCGCTCAGCCGGGTGCCCGCGACCGCGGACGGGCCACGGTAG
- a CDS encoding alpha/beta fold hydrolase has translation MSARTRELGRALRHMRENIAEATEVVQRCGLPAVPLQVLGASVRPRLPRAQAEFQERSLRELATRSPLGEFVLVEGASHHIPLERPESVADAVRWVLSG, from the coding sequence ATGAGCGCGCGGACCCGGGAGCTGGGGCGGGCGCTGCGGCACATGCGGGAGAACATCGCCGAGGCCACGGAGGTGGTGCAGCGGTGCGGGCTGCCCGCCGTGCCGTTGCAGGTGCTCGGGGCGTCGGTGCGGCCCCGGCTCCCCAGGGCCCAGGCGGAGTTCCAGGAGCGCAGCCTGCGCGAGCTGGCCACGCGCTCACCGCTCGGGGAGTTCGTGCTCGTCGAGGGCGCCAGTCATCACATTCCCTTGGAGCGCCCCGAAAGCGTGGCCGACGCGGTGCGGTGGGTGCTTTCGGGTTGA
- a CDS encoding tryptophan dimethylallyltransferase family protein encodes MLGPGGSRLLSEPPLWSSELSDDKTPIEFSIAFEGEQTPTVRLCVEPMAESPSHAANVQISKEILQLYSERFSFSLDQFDQVSELFLDPGLAGRFAIWVSVVLKRNDTPTFKVYFTPDQQALAVAPALIEQALARLGFPEAFAPLRRHALRPEPGLDQFTFFSLDLGERLRSRVKVYASHFAADVTDIERAGRVARGVEPGRLRDFCYLVGGGPGPFAARPLISSYAFVEGDTDRPSGYTLHLPIRDYVTDDQQSRARVNALLSQHGFPTAPFERALGVAARRPLEGGVGMIPYASLRLGLVRPGVTIYLSSELYETVRPRSWRALADNYSRSTVVPTGRIPEDLSLNSVK; translated from the coding sequence ATGTTGGGACCCGGCGGGTCACGCCTGCTGTCTGAACCACCATTATGGTCATCCGAACTGTCGGACGACAAGACTCCAATCGAGTTCTCGATCGCGTTTGAAGGCGAGCAAACGCCTACAGTGCGGTTATGCGTCGAGCCGATGGCCGAGAGCCCGAGCCACGCGGCGAACGTGCAAATCTCCAAAGAAATACTGCAGTTGTACTCCGAACGGTTCAGCTTCTCTCTCGACCAGTTCGACCAAGTGAGCGAACTGTTCCTGGACCCCGGACTGGCCGGGCGGTTCGCCATCTGGGTGTCGGTGGTGCTGAAGCGGAACGACACGCCCACGTTCAAGGTGTACTTCACCCCCGACCAGCAAGCTCTTGCCGTCGCCCCGGCGCTGATCGAGCAGGCGCTGGCCCGGCTGGGGTTCCCGGAGGCGTTCGCGCCGCTGCGCAGGCACGCGCTGCGGCCGGAACCGGGGCTGGACCAGTTCACCTTCTTCTCGCTGGACCTCGGTGAACGCCTGCGGTCCAGGGTGAAGGTCTACGCGTCGCACTTCGCCGCGGACGTGACCGACATCGAGCGGGCGGGGCGGGTGGCCCGCGGGGTGGAGCCGGGCAGGCTGCGCGACTTCTGCTACCTGGTCGGCGGCGGTCCCGGCCCGTTCGCCGCGCGCCCGCTGATCTCCAGCTACGCCTTCGTCGAGGGCGACACCGACCGGCCGAGCGGCTACACGCTGCACCTGCCGATCAGGGACTACGTCACCGACGACCAGCAGTCCAGGGCTCGGGTGAACGCGCTGCTGTCCCAGCACGGCTTCCCGACGGCGCCGTTCGAGCGCGCGCTCGGCGTCGCGGCGCGCCGTCCGCTGGAGGGTGGCGTCGGGATGATCCCCTACGCCTCGCTGCGGCTGGGCCTGGTGCGCCCGGGAGTGACGATCTACCTCTCCTCCGAGCTCTACGAGACGGTGCGCCCGCGGTCCTGGCGCGCGCTCGCGGACAACTACTCCCGGTCCACCGTCGTGCCCACCGGCCGAATACCGGAGGACCTCTCGCTCAACTCGGTCAAGTAA
- a CDS encoding NIPSNAP family protein, translated as MTDQVVELRQYTLRPGTRDTLIELFDREFLETQEAAGMRVIGQFRDEADPDRFVWLRSFPDMEKRERALSTFYGGPVWARHRDAARATMVDTDNAFVLRPVGDGFPLYDRPLPGSTALPESRFLVTVHYGDEPFTDSYADELGYQPLACFRSEYAANTFPALPVREGEHVFVTVERFAGALRGGARKEELVLRPTSRSGLR; from the coding sequence ATGACGGACCAGGTGGTCGAACTCCGGCAGTACACGTTGCGCCCCGGCACCAGGGACACGCTCATCGAGCTGTTCGACCGGGAGTTCCTGGAGACCCAGGAAGCGGCGGGCATGCGGGTCATCGGGCAGTTCCGGGACGAGGCGGACCCGGACCGGTTCGTGTGGCTGCGGTCGTTCCCGGACATGGAGAAGCGGGAACGCGCGCTGAGCACCTTCTACGGCGGACCGGTGTGGGCTCGGCACCGCGATGCCGCGAGGGCGACGATGGTGGACACGGACAACGCATTTGTGCTGCGGCCGGTCGGCGATGGATTTCCCTTGTACGACAGGCCTTTACCCGGCTCGACCGCGTTACCGGAGAGCCGGTTCCTCGTCACCGTCCACTACGGGGACGAGCCATTCACCGACTCCTACGCGGACGAGCTGGGGTATCAGCCGCTGGCGTGCTTTCGGTCGGAGTACGCCGCGAACACCTTCCCCGCGCTGCCCGTGCGCGAGGGCGAGCACGTGTTCGTGACGGTCGAGCGGTTCGCCGGTGCGCTCCGCGGTGGCGCGAGGAAGGAGGAACTGGTGCTGCGGCCGACCTCGCGGTCCGGGTTGCGTTAG